A stretch of Acidobacteriota bacterium DNA encodes these proteins:
- a CDS encoding 6-bladed beta-propeller: protein MIKVLISLLFLLFLNIKDIKSNNKLFKNFFKKVEIINLQQNREIQLSSIVKLRIDESDNIWIIDARNRNIKKFDKKGNLTDSFGRRGKGPEEFEFPIGIYVDKNYVYVCDLGLRVVKKFNRNNKKLIRSFYIGSCRDIKVNSKNEIFIAGFHYIKEKEGFFIRKFNHNGILINSFLSPNEKFYKLNMRLADAFFDFDKEENIFAALAITYEIYKFNADGKLQNVIKNPNSKYIFPPDKLPEYSRFPSIMREWYKKWSYIDNILVLKNKILIISFILYDKRKYSIDIFDKDGKLIAQNILTSHRLMSKDTEDNLYFHSNQFSNRDERKYEIGKYKILLKK, encoded by the coding sequence GTGATAAAAGTTCTAATTTCTTTATTATTTTTATTATTTCTAAATATCAAAGATATAAAAAGCAATAATAAATTATTTAAGAATTTTTTTAAAAAAGTTGAAATTATAAATTTACAACAGAATAGAGAAATTCAATTAAGTTCAATAGTAAAATTGAGAATAGATGAATCTGATAATATTTGGATAATAGATGCTAGAAATAGAAACATAAAAAAATTTGACAAGAAAGGAAATTTAACTGACTCATTCGGTAGAAGAGGAAAAGGTCCTGAAGAATTTGAATTTCCTATAGGAATTTATGTAGATAAGAATTATGTATATGTGTGCGATTTAGGTCTTAGGGTTGTTAAAAAATTTAACCGAAACAATAAAAAACTTATAAGAAGCTTTTATATAGGAAGTTGTAGAGATATAAAGGTAAATTCTAAGAATGAAATTTTTATTGCGGGGTTTCACTATATAAAAGAAAAAGAAGGTTTTTTCATAAGAAAATTCAATCATAATGGAATATTAATAAACTCATTCTTATCCCCTAATGAAAAATTTTATAAACTTAATATGAGACTGGCAGATGCATTTTTTGATTTTGATAAAGAAGAAAATATATTCGCGGCGTTAGCGATAACTTATGAAATTTATAAATTCAATGCTGATGGGAAATTACAAAATGTAATAAAAAATCCTAACAGTAAATATATTTTTCCTCCAGATAAACTTCCTGAGTATTCAAGATTTCCATCAATAATGAGAGAGTGGTATAAAAAATGGAGCTACATAGACAATATTTTAGTACTGAAAAACAAAATATTAATAATCTCTTTTATTCTCTATGATAAAAGAAAATATTCAATCGATATTTTTGACAAAGATGGAAAACTTATTGCACAGAATATTCTGACTTCCCATAGGCTTATGAGTAAGGATACAGAAGATAACTTATATTTTCATTCAAACCAATTTTCAAATAGGG
- a CDS encoding amino acid permease, translated as MGKKIENNYNQVEFVKGLGVVDATNIVIGSMIGSGIFIAPSLMAGYIQTPGILIFLWLIGGILTVFGALSYGELASSFPRAGGQYVFLKEAYSPIWGFLYGWTLFLVIQSGFIAAVAIAFSKFLGVFLPFIGEEKAIFTLSLFGQNFIFSSAQLASIICIGILTYLNILGVKSGALIQNVFTFSKVGAILLLILSAFLIGKGSFQNFIPLVKPVLPGSISMGLFAALAVAMSKALFAYDAWYTVTFVAEEVRNPHKNIPLSMFFGTGAVTLIYTLTTMAYLFIIPIDKMAIVPENRIGASVAESILAQPGLVFITIAILISTFGCVNGLILAGPRLYYAMARDGLFFKKASFLHREYKTPHVSLIYQGIWSSILSISGTYNDLLTYTAFASLLFNSMTVGGLIILRYRRPDLQRPYKVLFYPFLPLIYIAIALFFIVYIIIGDPLNSIKGLLLIGIGIPAYLYWRTRGIKNLKGNYRQI; from the coding sequence ATGGGGAAGAAAATAGAGAATAATTACAATCAAGTTGAATTTGTAAAAGGATTGGGAGTGGTGGATGCTACAAACATTGTTATAGGGTCAATGATTGGCTCTGGAATATTTATCGCTCCATCTTTAATGGCAGGGTACATACAAACACCAGGAATTCTTATTTTCTTGTGGTTGATCGGAGGTATCCTTACTGTATTTGGTGCCTTAAGCTATGGCGAACTGGCATCATCATTTCCAAGAGCTGGAGGCCAGTATGTATTTTTAAAAGAGGCATATTCTCCTATATGGGGGTTTCTTTATGGATGGACCCTTTTTCTTGTAATACAGAGCGGATTTATAGCAGCTGTTGCAATTGCTTTTTCAAAATTTCTTGGAGTATTTTTACCTTTTATCGGTGAAGAAAAAGCTATTTTTACTTTATCTCTTTTTGGTCAGAATTTTATTTTTTCTTCTGCCCAATTAGCCTCAATAATCTGTATTGGAATATTAACTTATTTAAATATTCTTGGAGTTAAATCTGGAGCTTTGATTCAGAATGTTTTTACATTCTCAAAAGTTGGAGCAATATTACTCCTAATTTTATCAGCTTTTTTAATAGGAAAAGGTTCTTTTCAGAACTTTATTCCATTGGTGAAACCTGTTCTGCCAGGTTCAATTTCAATGGGACTTTTTGCAGCATTAGCAGTCGCCATGAGCAAAGCTCTTTTTGCCTATGATGCCTGGTATACTGTTACCTTTGTTGCTGAGGAAGTCAGGAATCCTCATAAAAATATACCACTTTCCATGTTCTTTGGTACTGGAGCAGTTACTTTAATATATACACTCACAACAATGGCATATCTTTTTATCATCCCGATAGATAAAATGGCTATCGTTCCTGAGAACAGAATAGGAGCATCTGTAGCAGAATCAATTTTGGCTCAACCTGGCCTTGTGTTTATAACAATTGCTATCCTTATATCTACTTTTGGATGTGTGAATGGACTTATACTTGCTGGGCCGAGATTATACTACGCAATGGCCAGGGATGGATTATTTTTTAAAAAAGCTTCATTCCTCCATAGAGAGTATAAAACTCCTCATGTATCATTAATTTATCAGGGGATATGGTCTTCCATTCTTTCCATTTCAGGCACATACAACGACCTTCTTACTTATACAGCATTCGCCTCCCTTCTTTTTAATTCCATGACAGTGGGAGGGCTCATAATCCTGAGATATAGAAGACCAGATCTCCAGAGACCATACAAAGTATTATTCTACCCATTCCTCCCTCTTATTTATATTGCAATTGCCCTATTTTTTATTGTGTATATAATCATTGGCGATCCTCTAAACTCTATAAAAGGACTTCTACTAATAGGAATTGGAATCCCGGCTTATCTCTATTGGAGGACTCGAGGAATTAAAAACCTAAAGGGAAATTATAGACAAATATAA